The Desulfomicrobium escambiense DSM 10707 genome segment GCCCTCGATGATGAAGGCCAGCACGGACTGGGCCAGGGCGTGGGCGTAGCCCGGGGCGGACACGCGTTCCAGGGTCCGCGCCGGGTCCTTGGTCTGGATGACGCGTATTTCGGACACTTCGGACACGGCCGTGGCCCGGGCCTCTCCGCCCAGCAGGGGCAGGAGCAGGGGGGCGAGGGCGGCCTTGAGCAGGGTGCGGCGATGTGGGTTCATGATGTGGTGTTCAGGGTGGTTCGGGCCACCACTTTTTGAAAGTACGCCTCGTTTTCCTCCTGCAGGAGGCCGCCGTGGCGGATTTTGGCGCGGGCCAGGAAGAGCTGGACCTTTTGGATCTGGCGCATCTTGCGCGACTCGTCCGTCTCGTTCTCCAGGCATTCGATCAGGGAGCGGATTTCACGCTGGGACTGGATGGCTTCGGGCACGTAGCCGGAGTTCTTCAGGACCTTGTAGGCCATGCGCAGGGCTTCGGGCATGAACGGGTCCGACTGGTCGGGCAGCGGCCGCCCCTGACCTTCGAGCCCATCGAACTCGCCGCGCAACTG includes the following:
- a CDS encoding DUF1992 domain-containing protein is translated as MKILAELAERAIIEAQLRGEFDGLEGQGRPLPDQSDPFMPEALRMAYKVLKNSGYVPEAIQSQREIRSLIECLENETDESRKMRQIQKVQLFLARAKIRHGGLLQEENEAYFQKVVARTTLNTTS